The Antedon mediterranea chromosome 7, ecAntMedi1.1, whole genome shotgun sequence genome has a segment encoding these proteins:
- the LOC140054869 gene encoding uncharacterized protein yields MSEQKALQFLDKHDLECAICLERLREPKTLECLHSYCLHCLQSFIKTSGKIKCPKCCKIYDDLNQFDLNNLTSNEMLSCQVKYVGNIESGKPSTCSSCDNQPEYYCSECKMYLCGQCTQDHKKFPVLKDHSLYRLDKKEEDDFPDKCKFHSYRILEFYCSNCCKSGCEKCEHVLHCYQNGHNVIPFKIAVEEFNKNVTEVMKIAEEIKDKLKETSDTITKERSDFESRIQICRTAIGLQEENMMKKIQEKSRTTMADLDKIEQENKKVGVDVVKQIDSKLTQVNEMLPLFTTMMNKPEERETLKSHEANITDFRNEAWETKFDESSFKKLAPSFIPSKNLDRMIDLEGIGKIANANCAYEVSEDDKSITITKGQPFEVKVSSSAGSETCLLSATIFNESGEESATEVKHQGSGEYKITGRCQKVGDWKMKITAKGEEIKGSPVDIKVEAPGLVHTIDNTVNEKLIDVVLDKNGCLIVSSQSKQLFKFNQEYSFIGIMEVPGEANVFCMHQMDDGHIVYSDFLNKTVVMCDDQFKQICVFGKGSLKDPRGLTVNKETRTMYVADWKCHCVFKFHLDSGKLLSKIGPMGSNKGQMINPEGVTLTKEGNLIVADSRNHRIKMFDANDKFMRILVDSGEEDGYVESPYNIIIDCEENILISSINKLQLFDKNGVFIKRIDDGGLSIPGGLSLISNRPRRVAVADEDLNNLKIYNY; encoded by the coding sequence ATGTCTGAACAAAAAGCATTACAATTCTTGGACAAACATGATCTTGAATGTGCAATTTGTCTAGAAAGACTGAGAGAACCAAAAACACTTGAGTGTCTCCATAGTTACTGTCTTCATTGCCTGCAGAGTTTTATTAAAACAAGCGGCAAAATAAAATGTCCAAAATGCTGTAAGATATATGATGACCTCAATCAATTTGATTTGAACAATCTTACGTCAAATGAAATGTTAAGTTGTCAAGTTAAATATGTGGGAAATATTGAATCAGGAAAACCTTCAACATGCTCAAGCTGTGATAATCAACCTGAATACTACTGCTCTGAATGTAAAATGTATCTATGTGGACAATGTACCCAGGATCATAAGAAATTCCCTGTATTGAAAGACCATTCACTGTACAGACTGGATAAAAAAGAGGAAGATGATTTTCCAGATAAATGTAAATTTCACAGTTACCGCATACTTGAATTTTATTGCAGCAATTGTTGTAAAAGTGGATGTGAGAAATGTGAACATGTTCTTCATTGTTATCAAAATGGACATAATGTGATTCCATTCAAGATTGCTGTTGAAGagttcaacaaaaatgttacaGAAGTTATGAAAATTGCTGAGGAAATTAAAGATAAACTAAAAGAAACAAGTGATACAATAACTAAAGAAAGATCAGACTTTGAATCTCGAATACAGATATGCAGAACAGCAATTGGGTTACAAGAAGAAAACATGATGAAAAAGATTCAGGAAAAAAGCAGAACAACGATGGCAGATCTTGACAAGATTgaacaagaaaataaaaaagttgGTGTTGATGTAGTAAAACAAATTGATTCAAAGCTGACTCAAGTTAATGAGATGTTGCCATTATTTACCACAATGATGAACAAACCAGAAGAAAGAGAAACACTTAAATCTCATGAGGCAAATATCACTGATTTTAGAAATGAAGCTTGGGAAACCAAATTTGATGAATCAAGTTTTAAAAAACTTGCTCCTAGTTTCATTCCATCTAAAAACTTGGATAGAATGATAGATTTGGAAGGCATTGGCAAAATTGCAAATGCTAATTGTGCATATGAGGTTTCTGAAGATGACAAGTCTATTACAATCACAAAGGGACAGCCATTTGAAGTGAAAGTTTCAAGTTCAGCAGGAAGTGAGACATGTCTATTGTCTGCCACTATATTTAATGAATCAGGTGAAGAATCAGCAACTGAAGTGAAACACCAAGGAAGTGGAGAGTACAAAATAACAGGAAGATGCCAAAAAGTAGGAGATTGGAAGATGAAGATCACTGCTAAAGGAGAAGAAATCAAAGGATCACCAGTGGATATCAAAGTGGAAGCACCAGGACTTGTGCACACCATTGATAACACAGTTAATGAAAAGCTGATAGATGTAGTATTAGATAAAAATGGATGTTTAATTGTATCTAGTCAgagtaaacaattatttaagtTTAACCAAGAATATTCATTTATCGGAATAATGGAGGTACCAGGAGAAGCAAATGTATTTTGTATGCATCAAATGGATGATGGTCACATTGTGTATAGTGATTTCTTAAACAAAACTGTTGTCATGTGTGATGatcaatttaaacaaatttgtgtATTTGGTAAGGGAAGTTTAAAAGATCCACGTGGATTGACAGTAAATAAGGAAACTAGAACCATGTATGTTGCAGATTGGAAATGTCATTGTGTGTTTAAATTTCATCTTGATAGTGGTAAACTTCTCAGTAAAATTGGTCCAATGGGTAGCAACAAAGGCCAAATGATCAATCCAGAAGGAGTCACTCTTACAAAAGAGGGCAACCTGATTGTGGCAGACTCTAGAAATCAcagaataaaaatgtttgatGCAAATGATAAGTTTATGAGAATTCTTGTAGACAGTGGTGAGGAGGACGGTTATGTTGAAAGTccttataacataattatagatTGTGAGGAAAACATTCTCATATCAAGTATTAACAAACTgcaattatttgataaaaatgggGTTTTTATTAAACGAATAGATGATGGTGGATTAAGTATTCCCGGAGGATTAAGCTTAATTTCTAACAGACCAAGGCGGGTAGCCGTAGCAGATGAAGatctaaacaatttaaaaatatataattactag